A DNA window from Loxodonta africana isolate mLoxAfr1 chromosome 7, mLoxAfr1.hap2, whole genome shotgun sequence contains the following coding sequences:
- the LOC100670146 gene encoding olfactory receptor 4X2-like, whose amino-acid sequence MADTHNVTEFIFLGLSPNLEVQRVCFVIFLFLYTAIVLGNFLIVLTVMTSRSLASPMYFFLSCLSFMEICYSSTTAPKLISDLLAEKKAISLWGCMTQVFFIHFFGGTEIFLLTVMAYDRYVAICKPLNYTTIMNQQVCAVLVGMASVGSFVHSFAQVLLIFHLPFCGPSVIDHFFCDLLPLLKLACSDTFLIGLLMVANGGTLSVISFVVVLASYVVILLHLRTRSSEGRRKALSTCGSHITVVILFFGPCIFIYLRPSTTLSVDKMVAVFYTVITPLLNPIIYSLRNAEVRKAMKRLWIRAINVDEK is encoded by the coding sequence ATGGCTGACACACACAATGTGACTGAATTCATTTTTCTGGGACTTTCTCCCAATCTGGAGGTGCAGAGAGTttgctttgtgatatttttatTCTTGTACACGGCGATTGTGCTGGGGAATTTCCTCATTGTGCTCACTGTCATGACCAGCAGAAGTCTTGcttcccccatgtacttcttcctcagtTGCTTGTCCTTCATGGAGATCTGCTACTCTTCTACCACAGCCCCCAAACTTATCTCAGACTTGCTGGCTGAAAAGAAAGCCATATCTCTGTGGGGCTGCATGACACAGGTTTTCTTCATCCACTTTTTTGGTGGCACTGAGATTTTCCTGCTCactgtgatggcctatgaccgctatgtggccatctgcaagcccctcaACTACACTACCATCATGAACCAGCAAGTGTGTGCTGTCTTGGTGGGAATGGCATCGGTGGGCAGTTTTGTGCATTCCTTTGCCCAAGTCCTTCTCATCTTCCACttgcccttctgtggccccagTGTGATTgaccacttcttctgtgacctGCTTCCTCTGCTCAAGCTTGCCTGCTCTGACACCTTTCTCATTGGTCTGTTGATGGTTGCCAATGGGGGGACCCTGTCTGTGATCAGCTTTGTGGTTGTCTTAGCCTCCTATGTGGTTATCTTGCTCCATCTGAGGACTCGAAGCTCTGAGGGACGGCGAAAGGCCCTCTCCACCTGTGGGTCCCATATTACTGTGGTAATCTTGTTCTTTGGGCCCTGCATCTTCATCTATCTGAGGCCTTCTACCACTCTGTCTGTGGACAAGATGGTTGCTGTGTTCTACACAGTGATCACTCCTCTCCTCAACCCTATCATCTACTCCCTGAGGAATGCTGAAGTGAGGAAGGCTATGAAGAGGCTGTGGATCAGGGCAATAAATGTGGATGAGAAATAG
- the LOC100662113 gene encoding olfactory receptor 4B1-like, with the protein MGSMTSKNNVTELIITGLFQHPQVQRVCFVVFLLLYLATVACNGLIVLTVSVSKSLRSPMYFFLSYLSLVEISYSSTVVPKFITDLLIKIKTISLEGCLAQIFFFHFFGVTEILLLTVMAYDRYAAICKPLHYTTIMNQAVCHLLVAGCWLGGIIHSMVQILVTVQLPFCGPNVIDHYFCDLHPLFKVACTDTFVEGAIVLANSGLISVISFLILVSSYVVILVNLRNHSAEGRRKALSTCASYITVAILFFGPAIFLYMRPSSTFTEDKLVAVFYTVITPMLNAIIYTLRNAEVKNAMRRLWDKKVNSGIE; encoded by the coding sequence ATGGGATCCATGACCAGTAAAAATAATGTGACTGAGTTAATTATCACCGGCCTTTTCCAGCATCCACAGGTGCAGAGAGTATGTTTTGTGGTGTTTCTTCTCCTGTACCTGGCCACGGTGGCGTGCAATGGCCTCATTGTGTTGACAGTCAGTGTCAGCAAGAGTCTGCgttcccccatgtacttcttcctgagCTACCTGTCCCTGGTGGAGATCAGTTACTCTTCCACTGTTGTCCCTAAGTTCATCACTGACTTACTTATCAAGATCAAAACCATCTCCTTGGAGGGCTGTCTGGCACAGATATTCTTCTTCCACTTCTTTGGTGTGACAGAGATTCTCTTGCTCACAGTGATGGCTTATGACCGCTACGcggccatctgcaaacccctgcactATACAACCATCATGAACCAGGCTGTGTGTCACCTTCTGGTGGCTGGCTGCTGGCTGGGGGGCATAATTCACTCCATGGTTCAGATCCTTGTCACTGTCCAAttgcccttctgtggccccaatgtaaTTGACCATTACTTCTGTGACCTCCATCCCCTATTCAAGGTTGCCTGCACCGATACCTTTGTGGAGGGTGCTATTGTGTTGGCTAACAGTGGCTTAATCTCTGTTATATCTTTCCTCATCTTGGTATCTTCTTATGTTGTCATCTTAGTCAACTTGAGGAATCATTCTGCAGAGGGAAGGCGCAAAGCTCTCTCTACCTGTGCCTCCTACATCACAGTGGCCATCTTGTTCTTCGGACCTGCCATCTTCCTCTACATGAGGCCATCTTCCACCTTCACTGAGGATAAACTGGTGGCTGTTTTTTACACAGTCATCACTCCCATGCTGAACGCCATTATCTACACACTCAGAAATGCAGAGGTGAAAAATGCTATGAGAAGGTTATGGGATAAGAAGGTGAACTCAGGAATagagtga
- the LOC100662390 gene encoding olfactory receptor 4B1-like, with protein sequence MELMASTNNVTELILTGLFHDPEVQRVCFVVFLSVYLATVVGNGLIVLTVSVSKSLQSPMYFFLSYLSLVEISYSSTVVPKFITDLMTKIKTISLKGCLAQIFFFHFLGVTETVLLVVMAYDRYVAICKPLHYMNIMNRQLCHVLVAGSWLGGFLHSIIQVLITIQSPFCGPNVIDHYLCDLQPLFKLACTDTFVVGVIVLANSGLISLCSLVILVSSYIVILVNLRNHSAEGRHKALSTCASHITVVVLFFGPATFLYLWPSSTFTADKLVAVFYTVITPMLNPIIYTLRNAEVKFAVRRLWGKKKNPVVERKWASDK encoded by the coding sequence GGTGCAGAGAGTGTGCTTTGTGGTGTTTCTTTCCGTGTACCTGGCCACGGTGGTGGGCAATGGCCTCATCGTGTTAACAGTCAGTGTCAGCAAGAGTCTACAGTCCCCTATGTACTTCTTCCTTAGCTACCTGTCCCTGGTGGAGATCAGTTATTCCTCCACTGTTGTCCCTAAGTTCATCACAGACTTAATGACCAAGATTAAAACCATTTCCCTAAAGGGCTGTCTGGCTCAGATATTTTTCTTCCACTTCTTGGGGGTCACTGAGACCGTTTTGCTTGTGGTAATGGCTTATGACCGCtacgtggccatctgcaagcctctTCATTATATGAACATTATGAACCGTCAACTGTGTCATGTACTAGTGGCTGGTTCCTGGCTGGGGGGCTTTTTACACTCCATAATTCAGGTTCTTATCACCATCCAATCGCCCTTTTGTGGCCCAAATGTAATTGACCACTATCTCTGTGACCTTCAGCCGTTATTCAAGCTTGCCTGCACTGACACATTTGTGGTGGGTGTCATTGTATTGGCCAACAGTGGCTTAATTTCCTTGTGCTCCCTCGTCATCTTGGTGTCTTCCTATATTGTTATCCTGGTCAACTTGAGGAACCATTCTGCAGAGGGGAGGCACAAAGCCCTCTCTACATGTGCCTCCCACATCACAGTGGTCGTCTTGTTCTTTGGACCTGCCACGTTCCTCTACTTGTGGCCCTCTTCTACTTTCACTGCAGATAAACTAGTGGCTGTGTTCTACACAGTCATTACCCCCATGCTGAACCCCATCATCTACACACTCAGAAATGCAGAGGTGAAATTTGCTGTGAGGAGATTGTGGGGCAAGAAGAAGAACCCAGTTGTGGAGAGAAAATGGGCTAgtgataaataa